In Spinacia oleracea cultivar Varoflay chromosome 5, BTI_SOV_V1, whole genome shotgun sequence, a single window of DNA contains:
- the LOC110778640 gene encoding uncharacterized mitochondrial protein AtMg00860-like, with translation MDLMNRVFYEILDKFALVFKYDILVYSRNEEDHAKYLRYVLNTLRDNQLYAKFSKCEFWLENVVFLRHFVCKEGVALDPAKIIVVSEWPTPKSFTNIRSFLGLARYYRRFVRYFSRIDKPMTTLMNNEARFEWNKHCEEVFQALKT, from the coding sequence atggacttgatGAACCGTGTATTCTATGAAATTTTGGACAAGTTTGCATTGGTTTTCAAATATGACATCTTAGTGTATTCGAGGAACGAAGAAGATCATGCTAAATACTTAAGGTATGTGTTGAATACACTTAGAGACAACCaattgtatgccaaattctccaagtgtgagttttggttggagaaTGTTGTATTTTTGCGACATTTTGTATGTAAAGAAGGAGTTGCACTGGACCCTGCAAAGATTATagttgttagtgaatggcctacacctaagagtttCACTaatattcgaagttttcttggtttagctcGATATTATAGGCGCTTTGTGCGCTATTTTTCTAGAATAGACAAGCCAATGACTACTTTGATGAATAATGAAGCTAGATTTGAGTGGAATAAACATTGTGAAGAGGTATTCCAAGCTCTGAAGACGTGA